Proteins from one Mercurialis annua linkage group LG7, ddMerAnnu1.2, whole genome shotgun sequence genomic window:
- the LOC126656933 gene encoding uncharacterized protein LOC126656933, producing the protein MRVDVFDEMVSEQLKRNMEAINQGSETNLIDFKISGTKFVKSTKCSEGGTESAQVSEVSFTSVEPTEQEEDEPTPENLNRNERVTPPSSIKLPKVELKTLPSHLRYAFVGENNMLPIIISSKLTESQEQQVIQVVKNHILAIGWQISDIRGISPSVVMHKIHLEDESKSSAQRQRRLNPNMKEVVHKEIVKLLDARIIYPISDSPWVSPIQCVPKKRGMPFGLCNAPTIFQLCMTSIFSDMMEDVMEVFMDDFSVFGDSFEGCLKNLDRVIARCEETNLVLNWEKCHFMVEEGVVLGNKISKDGIEVDRAKTEVIEKLPPPTTVKGVRAFLGHVGFYRRFIKDFSSIARPLTNLLLKDAPFDFPNDCLLAFEKLKEALVSAPIISSPDWELPFELMCDASDQALGCVLGQKKDKKLHVIYYASRTMAGA; encoded by the exons ATGCGAGTTGATGTTTTTGATGAAATGGTGTCTGAACAACTCAAGAGAAATATGGAAGCAATAAACCAAGGTAGTGAAACTAACTTAATCGATTTCAAGATTTCAGGTACAAAGTTCGTCAAATCCACCAAGTGTTCAGAGGGGGGAACTGAATCTGCACAAGTATCAGAGGTATCTTTCACCTCTGTAGAACCAACTGAACAGGAAGAGGATGAACCAACACCAGAGAATTTAAATAGAAACGAGAGGGTAACACCACCATCTTCTATTAAGCTACCAAAAGTGGAGCTTAAAACGCTTCCATCACATCTGAGGTACGCATTCGTAGGTGAAAATAATATGTTGCCAATTATAATCTCAAGCAAATTGACAGAATCACAAGAGCAGCAAGTGATTCAAGTGGTGAAAAATCATATTTTGGCAATTGGATGGCAAATTTCTGACATTCGTGGGATTAGCCCATCAGTGGTGATGCATAAAATTCATCTTGAAGATGAATCCAAGTCGTCAGCACAGCGACAGAGGAGGCTCAATCCAAACATGAAAGAAGTAGTTCACAAAGAGATTGTGAAATTACTTGATGCTAGAATTATTTACCCCATTTCTGACAGCCCATGGGTGAGTCCCATTCAATGTGTTCCGAAAAAAAGGGG GATGCCGTTTGGTCTTTGTAACGCACCAACAATATTTCAGCTATGCATGACCTCCATATTCTCAGACATGATGGAGGATGTTATGGAAGTTTTCATGGATGACTTCTCAGTATTTGGAGATTCTTTTGAAGGATGTTTGAAGAATCTCGATCGAGTTATAGCAAGATGTGAAGAGACAAATTTAGTGCTAAATTGGGAGAaatgccacttcatggtggaaGAAGGAGTAGTCTTAGGGAACAAAATTTCAAAGGATGGCATTGAGGTAGATAGAGCGAAGACGGAAGTAATCGAGAAACTTCCACCACCGACAACTGTTAAGGGAGTTCGTGCCTTTCTAGGGCATGTTGGTTTTTATCGTCGCTTTATCAAAGATTTTTCCTCAATTGCTAGACCTCTTACTAATTTGCTTCTGAAAGATGCTCCTTTTGATTTCCCTAATGACTGTTTGCTAGCATTTGAAAAGTTGAAGGAAGCTCTAGTCTCGGCACCAATTATCTCTTCGCCGGATTGGGAGCTACCTTTTGAATTGATGTGCGATGCTAGTGATCAAGCTCTAGGATGTGTTTTGGGGCAGAAAAAGGATAAGAAACTGCACGTGATCTATTATGCAAGCAGAACAATGGCAGGGGCTTAG
- the LOC126656934 gene encoding uncharacterized protein LOC126656934: MGDEARHHDGYVPPFANVDMIPPHHPQNVEVAPVQQKANTFEIKTSTITLLENRCQFYGFPSEDPNAHISKFLEVCNTFKIPNVTEDQIKLRLLTKEIIDFFQHDGEALYGAWERFNELQQSCPHHHLQKEHLIQIFYNSINEHTRATIDAASGGSIMRKTYEEALALLDELATNSSSWPTERLRQTNQRGMMTLEQIQELEAMKTKNASLQAQVDLYKRQRNAPIAAVQAGCEFCGDFSHSGGECLVSKQTTNEQVNYANTGTSNFQSRNRYQPNQGNFNSNNYGSRPQNPPGFQSNRNQDDGSKLDKILDRFEKFEAEARQKDKNQATAFHHLEVQISQLATSIQGRNQGGLPSTTETNPKEQVKAVELRSGKALNDPHGKKPIKVNDEPNVDEASSSNTKAREEVIVEDETPEVRPPPPPLYVPKVPFPSRLKKTLDNHKFHKFLEIFKKLQINVSLADALREMPQYAKFLKDIIMNKRSWKDKGTISLTENCSSIILSDLPTKLKDPGSFTIPCTIGNLNTVNCLCDLGASINLIPLFLFRNLFGNQSVKQTSKVLQLPDQSIKKPYGVVEDVLVKVDKFIFHVDFVILDYAVDKNCPMILGRPFMNTGRALIDVHAGKLTLRIDEDSVEFDMKKLM; the protein is encoded by the exons ATGGGGGATGAAGCTAGACATCATGACGGGTATGTCCCTCCATTTGCTAATGTTGATATGATTCCGCCTCACCATCCACAAAATGTTGAGGTAGCACCAGTGCAACAAAAG GCAAATACTTTTGAGATCAAAACTAGCACGATTACTCTACTTGAGAATCGATGCCAATTTTATGGTTTCCCTAGTGAAGATCCAAATGCacatatttcaaaatttttggAGGTGTGCAATACTTTCAAGATTCCTAATGTGACggaggatcaaatcaagcttcgatT ATTGACAAAAGAAATTATTGATTTCTTTCAACATGATGGAGAAGCTTTGTATGGAGCGTGGGAGAGATTCAATGAACTTCAACAAAGTTGCCCACACCACCATCTCCAGAAGGAACATTTAATTCAGATATTTTATAATAGTATTAATGAGCATACTAGAGCTACTATTGATGCAGCTTCAGGAGGCTCAATCATGAGGAAGACGTATGAAGAAGCTCTTGCATTGTTAGATGAGTTGGCTACAAACAGTAGTTCTTGGCCTACTGAGAGGCTGAgacaaacaaatcaaagaggCATGATGACCTTAGAGCAGATCCAAGAGTTGGAGGCAATGAAAACAAAGAATGCTTCCCTCCAAGCTCAAGTGGATTTGTACAAAAGACAAAGGAATGCTCCGATAGCAGCAGTGCAAGCAGGATGCGAATTTTGTGGAGATTTCAGCCACTCAGGAGGAGAATGCTTAGTTTCAAAACAAACCACAAATGAGCAAGTAAATTAC GCAAATACAGGAACTTCCAATTTTCAATCAAGAAACCGCTATCAACCTAACCAAGGTAACTTTAATTCTAACAATTATGGTAGTAGGCCACAAAATCCTCCTGGATTCCAATCAAACAGGAATCAAGATGATGGAAGCAAGCTCGATAAAATTTTGGATCGATTTGAGAAGTTTGAAGCAGAGGCGCGACAGAAAGATAAAAATCAAGCAACTGCCTTCCATCATCTCGAGGTACAAATTTCACAATTGGCAACCTCTATCCAAGGTAGAAACCAGGGTGGTCTACCTTCCACTACAGAGACAAATCCCAAAGAGCAAGTTAAGGCTGTTGAGCTTAGGAGCGGGAAGGCTCTTAATGATCCACATGGTAAGAAGCCTATAAAAGTCAATGATGAGCCAAATGTTGACGAAGCAAGTTCAAGCAATACAAAGGCAAGAGAGGAGGTAATAGTCGAGGATGAAACTCCTGAGGTTAGACCACCACCACCTCCTCTATATGTGCCTAAGGTACCATTTCCAAGTCGACTCAAGAAAACGCTAGACAaccataaatttcataaatttttggaAATCTTCAAGAAGCTCCAAATCAACGTAAGTCTAGCGGATGCTTTGCGTGAAATGCCTCAGTATGCGAAGTTTCtcaaagacataattatgaacaagcgaaGTTGGAAAGATAAAGGCACTATCTCATTGACTGAAAACTGCAGCTCAATCATTTTGAGTGATTTACCCACAAAACTGAAAGATCCAGGAAGTTTTACTATTCCTTGCACCATTGGAAATTTAAATACTGTGAACTGTTTATGTGATTTGGGTGCAAGTATAAATTTAATACCTCTgtttcttttcagaaatttatttggtaatcaATCAGTAAAACAAACTTCAAAGGTACTCCAATTGCCCGACCAGTCAATCAAGAAACCATATGGAGTGGTCGAAGATGTTTTAGTCAAAGTGGATAAGTTCATCTTTCATGTGGACTTTGTTATTCTTGATTATGCAGTTGATAAGAACTGCCCCATGATTCTTGGGCGTCCCTTCATGAATACAGGAAGGGCACTAATCGACGTTCATGCTGGAAAGTTGACTTTGAGGATTGACGAAGATAGTGTGGAATTTGACATGAAAAAGTTGATGTGA